From a single Carassius carassius chromosome 8, fCarCar2.1, whole genome shotgun sequence genomic region:
- the LOC132145078 gene encoding cyclin-dependent kinase 12-like, with the protein MPGSDRLHGTKRKAESLYHQQQQAGGGEGQSVHTGSGRHPTKTASSSTSFKHKRNKSKHETESGSACAATAPPAVGAIKPLVEYDDISSDSDTFLDSPATGKPAESRDAERVERPDYGEARAGTAKENKTHKHKRSRKKPKDPHRVRESAEGADSGVKKGSKDRDRASKDSHKKAKETSNSAECLASTSSRSGESGSKRPGDSLSTGAVQSAVSSASSASSSISKESGRASKSRKDKRRSEEYEEDRSHRKAVKSHKSSPKGKGPPRRSGAESPSAAELENSYSSKRSPYREPPRRSRQRSESPYRRRRSSSPEKDGSPYTSRKHSPGSPYGNRRSSSTSPVSRPSLRSRSRSPHYSSSRRSSSHSRTKKHSLYSAGASGGSSHSSRPGSRSPSSSRLPITSSLGAELTRRKKERQAAAAKNSPSLRPNTSNVANAPVKITETPPLDTAPPPEPQRPPSPPPNTDPAEEPSAVPPPPLPLSSPPPLPLPSPPPLPANSPPPPLPLSSPPPLPLNSPPPAPPPSAPATPVSSRTKSPKQRSTQSPAHTIKTSTLPPLPLPPLLLGDCRDSPKKSSLSQKSSRKDREREKEKEKEIRTRLLSELPLPPVLPGGDPSPPQSPARESPLLLQPTFKKRPKICSPRYGERKQTQTDWGKRCVDKFDIIGIIGEGTYGQVYKAKDKDTGELVALKKVRLDNEKEGFPITAIREIKILRQLNHRSVVNMKEILTDKQDALDFKKDKGAFYLVFEYMDHDLMGLLESGLVSFSHEHVQSFMRQLMEGLDYCHKKNFLHRDIKCSNILLNNSGQIKLADFGLARLYNSEESRPYTNKVITLWYRPPELLLGEERYSPAIDVWSCGCILGELFTRKPIFQANQELLQLELISRLCGSPCPAAWPDVIKLPYFNTMRPKKQYRRRLREEFAFLPTSALDLLDHMLTLDPSRRCTAEQALTSQFLCDVEPNKMPPPDLPHWQDCHELWSKKRRRQRQSGVAEDFPVAKVPRKEPAGPSGGENSRPPPSPPPPPPSSAHPAPANITASELEGLGAAAEQLNQSELAVLLNLLQGQTDNLRIPQMAEFLRSSSSEASTSVLSRTPAAPSTPEPDAAQQLELLSQLSTLIQSSSVPQPAEISQEDQAGLLTLLLEQLIKAPAPGAERADESNGVRPDEGAARGSSASIMGGDREDSALVNPEATGSKSTKHTQDITSDVATTLLQLISQQASESRRPAADLCPGRGPSSPPSTTPPPANAASETQFTQDRDLRYTLGEAAGPS; encoded by the exons ATGCCTGGATCAGACCGCCTGCATGGGACCAAAAGGAAGGCTGAATCGCTCTACCATCAACAGCAGCAGGCGGGCGGCGGGGAAGGCCAGTCTGTGCACACGGGCTCCGGTAGGCATCCCACCAAGACGGCGAGCTCGTCCACTTCTTTCAAGCACAAACGAAACAAGTCCAAACACGAGACCGAAAGCGGCTCCGCGTGCGCTGCCACCGCGCCTCCAGCAGTGGGCGCCATCAAGCCTCTGGTGGAGTACGACGACATCAGCTCGGACTCGGACACGTTCCTGGACTCCCCCGCCACCGGGAAACCGGCGGAGAGCAGGGACGCTGAACGCGTAGAGCGGCCGGACTACGGTGAAGCGCGGGCGGGGACTGCGAAAGAGAACAAGACTCATAAACACAAGCGCTCCCGGAAGAAACCCAAAGACCCGCATCGGGTCAGGGAGTCCGCGGAGGGGGCAGATAGTGGCGTTAAGAAGGGCAGTAAAGACCGGGACAGAGCGAGCAAAGACAGCCACAAGAAGGCGAAGGAGACGTCTAATTCAGCTGAGTGCCTTGCATCCACATCCAGTCGCTCAGGTGAGTCAGGGAGCAAAAGGCCCGGCGACTCTCTCTCAACGGGCGCGGTGCAGTCCGCTGTCAGCAGCGCCTCCTCCGCCTCCTCCTCCATCAGTAAGGAAAGTGGCCGCGCGTCAAAATCTCGCAAAGACAAGCGGAGGAGCGAGGAATATGAGGAGGACCGCAGCCATCGGAAGGCCGTCAAGAGCCACAAGTCGAGCCCTAAAGGGAAGGGTCCGCCCAGGAGAAGCGGAGCGGAAAGTCCTTCCGCTGCGGAGCTCGAGAACAGCTACTCGTCCAAGCGCAGTCCGTACAGGGAGCCTCCCAGGCGGAGCAGACAGCGGTCCGAGAGCCCTTATCGGAGGAGGAGGTCCTCAAGCCCCGAGAAGGATGGAAGTCCGTATACGAGCAGAAAACACTCACCTGGCAGTCCTTACGGTAACCGACGCTCATCCAGCACCAGTCCAGTGTCCAG GCCTTCTCTGCGTTCCCGGAGCCGGTCTCCTCACTACTCCTCCTCTCGCCGCTCCTCTTCCCATTCTCGCACTAAGAAACACTCTTTGTATTCCGCAGGAGCCAGTGGAGGCTCCTCCCACAGCAGTCGACCAGGCAGCCGCTCCCCTTCGTCTTCACGCTTGCCGATCACCTCAAGCCTGGGGGCCGAACTGACACGAAGAAAGAAGGAACGTCAGGCGGCTGCTGCCAAAAACTCCCCCTCCCTCCGCCCAAACACGTCCAACGTCGCAAATGCGCCAGTGAAAATCACTGAGACACCGCCCCTAGACACAGCCCCGCCCCCTGAGCCTCAAAGACCACCCTCGCCACCTCCAAACACTGATCCTGCGGAGGAGCCTTCTGCAGTTCCTCCACCACCTCTCCCGTTATCCAGTCCACCTCCACTGCCTCTCCCATCTCCTCCGCCTCTCCCCGCGaactctcctcctcctcctcttcctctctcatcCCCTCCACCTCTACCTCTAAACAGCCCTCCGCCTGCTCCTCCACCATCAGCACCTGCTACACCTGTTTCCTCTCGCACGAAAAGCCCCAAACAAAGATCTACACAAAGTCCCGCACACACGATTAAGACTTCCACACTTCCACCTCTTCCCCTGCCGCCGCTTCTTCTGGGAGACTGCAGAGACAG cCCAAAAAAGAGCAGTCTTTCCCAGAAGTCATCACGAAAGGACAgggagagggagaaagaaaaggaaaaagaaatccGGACACGCCTTCTCAGTGAGTTGCCCCTTCCTCCAGTACTTCCTGGAGGAGACCCCTCCCCTCCGCAGTCCCCTGCTCGTGAATCCCCTCTGCTTCTGCAACCAACCTTCAAGAAGAGACCAAA GATTTGCTCTCCCAGATATGGAGAGAGGAAGCAGACTCAAACTGACTGGGGCAAGCGCTGTGTGGACAAGTTTGACATCATCGGCATCATTGGAGAAGGAACCTACGGTCAGGTGTACAAGGCAAAGGACAAAGACACAG GAGAGCTGGTGGCATTGAAGAAGGTGAGATTGGATAACGAAAAGGAGGGTTTCCCCATCACTGCTATCAGAGAGATCAAGATCCTGAGACAACTCAACCATCGCAGTGTTGTCAACATGAAAGAAATCCTCACTGATAAACAAGACGCACTTGACTTTAAAAAGGATAAAG GTGCATTTTACCTGGTGTTTGAGTACATGGACCATGACCTGATGGGACTGCTTGAATCAGGACTGGTGTCTTTCTCCCATGAGCATGTGCAGAGCTTCATGCGTCAGCTGATGGAGGGATTAGATTATTGCCACAAGAAGAACTTTCTGCACCGAGACATCAAGTGCTCCAATATCCTGCTAAATAACAG TGGTCAGATCAAACTTGCCGATTTTGGTTTGGCTCGTCTTTATAACTCTGAGGAAAG TCGGCCGTACACTAATAAGGTGATCACGCTGTGGTACCGCCCTCCTGAGCTGCTACTGGGAGAGGAGAGATACTCACCTGCTATTGATGTCTGGAGTTGCGG GTGTATATTGGGAGAACTCTTTACTAGGAAACCAATTTTCCAGGCTAACCAAGAGCTTCTACAGCTTGAGCTGATCAG TCGTTTGTGTGGTAGTCCGTGTCCTGCTGCTTGGCCAGATGTAATTAAGCTGCCGTACTTTAATACCATGAGACCCAAGAAACAGTACAGACGACGCTTAAGAGAGGAATTCGCTTT TCTGCCCACCTCTGCTCTTGACCTGCTGGACCACATGTTGACGCTGGACCCCTCCAGACGCTGCACGGCTGAACAGGCCCTCACCAGCCAGTTTCTGTGTGACGTGGAACCCAACAAGATGCCACCACCTGA TTTGCCTCATTGGCAGGACTGTCATGAGCTCTGGAGCAAGAAGCGGCGGCGGCAGAGGCAAAGCGGAGTGGCTGAGGATTTCCCTGTAGCCAAAGTTCCCCGAAAGGAACCCGCAGGACCTTCAGGAGGAGAGAACAGCCGCCCGCCGCCGAGTCCACCACCTCCACCACCCTCATCTGCTCATCCCGCACCGGCAAACATCACAGCCAGTGAGCTGGAAG GTTTGGGAGCCGCAGCGGAGCAGTTGAACCAGAGCGAGCTGGCGGTGCTGCTGAACCTGCTGCAGGGTCAAACAGACAATCTAAGAATCCCGCAGATGGCCGAGTTTCTCCGCAGCTCGTCCTCTGAAGCCTCCACATCAGTGCTGTCCAGAACACCCGCCGCCCCCTCCACCCCTGAACCGGACGCCGCGCAGCAGCTCGAACTGCTTAGTCAGCTCTCCACCTTAATCCAGTCCTCTAGCGTCCCGCAGCCGGCAGAGATCTCGCAGGAAGACCAGGCCGGTCTGCTCACGCTCCTGTTGGAGCAGCTGATAAAAGCCCCAGCGCCGGGGGCGGAGCGGGCAGACGAGAGCAACGGAGTCCGGCCAGACGAGGGCGCTGCGAGAGGCAGCTCCGCTTCCATCATGGGCGGCGATCGCGAGG